One region of Hymenobacter sediminicola genomic DNA includes:
- a CDS encoding MarR family winged helix-turn-helix transcriptional regulator, translating to MKIEDEIKQPTFRDVYQKAYINMLYTAGWLEQRQAAAFKPFGVTLPQFNILRILRGQHPKPATVNLLIERMLDKTSNASRIVDKLESKALVTRKVCPSNRRAVDIRITEAGLTLLSQMDIAMEQNPTGLQHLTEEEAAQLSVLLDKIRG from the coding sequence ATGAAAATTGAGGACGAAATCAAGCAGCCTACTTTCCGCGACGTTTACCAGAAAGCCTACATCAATATGCTGTACACGGCTGGCTGGCTGGAACAGCGGCAGGCGGCGGCATTCAAACCCTTTGGTGTTACGTTGCCGCAATTCAACATCCTGCGCATTCTACGTGGCCAGCACCCCAAGCCGGCTACCGTGAACCTGCTTATTGAGCGGATGCTGGACAAAACCAGCAATGCTTCCCGCATCGTGGATAAGCTGGAGAGCAAGGCACTGGTGACGCGCAAAGTGTGCCCCAGCAACCGCCGCGCCGTGGACATCCGCATTACGGAGGCCGGTCTAACTCTGCTGAGCCAGATGGATATAGCCATGGAGCAGAACCCGACTGGCCTGCAACACCTGACTGAAGAAGAAGCGGCGCAACTCAGCGTCCTGCTCGATAAAATCCGCGGCTGA
- a CDS encoding TolC family protein: protein MLKKRIYQGLSAALLTLAVGACKTPELATKAAGRPVPISYATNTTDSTNTARNQWRQFFTDSNLIGLIDTALQRNQELNISLQEIQIARNEVQIRKGEYLPFVGLGVKAEAERPSRNTLQGATEEAIRIQSDHRNPDPLQNYQIGAFASWEVDIWHKLRNARKSAALRYLATVEGRNFTVTNLIGEIAASYYELLALDNQLAIVRQNIELQTNALELVKLQKESARTTELAVQRFEAQLHNTRSLQYGIQQRITETENRLNFLAGRYPQPITRNAAAFNELLPAPVQAGVPAQLLQNRPDIRQAEQQLAAAKLDIQIARANFYPALRITGGAGFGAFKPGLLFTTPESMLYSLAGDLVAPLVNRNGIKALYGNANAVQIQAAYNYERTILNAYVEVANQLASINNLQQSYNEKAKAVLALNQSTSISNSLFRSARADYTEVLFTQRDALESKFDLIETRMQQLNASVNVYRALGGGWR, encoded by the coding sequence ATGCTTAAGAAACGCATCTATCAAGGCCTGAGCGCAGCCCTGCTGACGCTGGCGGTGGGCGCGTGCAAAACGCCCGAGCTGGCCACCAAGGCCGCCGGCCGGCCGGTGCCCATCAGTTACGCCACCAACACCACAGACAGCACGAACACCGCCCGCAACCAGTGGCGGCAGTTCTTCACCGACTCCAACCTCATCGGCCTCATCGATACGGCCCTGCAGCGCAACCAAGAGTTGAATATTTCGCTGCAGGAAATTCAGATTGCCCGCAACGAGGTCCAGATCCGCAAAGGTGAGTACCTGCCTTTTGTGGGCCTGGGCGTTAAGGCCGAAGCCGAGCGCCCCAGCCGCAACACCTTGCAGGGCGCCACCGAGGAAGCTATCCGCATCCAATCCGACCACCGCAACCCCGACCCACTGCAGAACTACCAGATTGGGGCGTTTGCCAGCTGGGAAGTGGACATCTGGCACAAGCTGCGCAACGCTCGCAAGTCGGCCGCGCTGCGCTACCTGGCCACGGTGGAAGGCCGCAACTTCACCGTCACGAACCTGATTGGCGAAATTGCCGCCTCCTACTACGAGCTGCTGGCCCTGGACAACCAACTGGCCATCGTGCGCCAGAACATCGAGCTGCAAACCAACGCCCTGGAGCTGGTGAAGCTGCAGAAGGAGTCGGCGCGCACCACCGAGCTGGCCGTACAGCGCTTCGAGGCCCAGCTGCACAACACGCGCAGCCTGCAGTACGGCATCCAGCAGCGCATCACCGAAACCGAGAACCGCCTCAACTTCCTGGCCGGCCGCTACCCTCAGCCCATTACGCGCAACGCCGCCGCCTTCAACGAGCTGCTGCCCGCCCCGGTGCAGGCCGGCGTGCCGGCCCAGCTGCTGCAAAACCGCCCCGATATCAGACAGGCCGAGCAGCAGCTAGCCGCCGCCAAGCTGGATATCCAGATTGCGCGGGCCAACTTCTACCCAGCGCTGCGCATCACGGGCGGGGCCGGTTTCGGGGCCTTCAAGCCCGGCCTGCTGTTCACCACGCCCGAGAGTATGCTGTACTCGTTGGCTGGTGATTTGGTGGCGCCGCTGGTGAACCGCAACGGCATCAAGGCCCTGTACGGCAACGCCAACGCCGTGCAGATTCAGGCCGCCTACAACTACGAGCGGACCATCCTGAACGCCTACGTGGAAGTAGCCAACCAGCTGGCCAGCATCAACAACCTGCAGCAGAGCTACAACGAAAAGGCGAAGGCCGTACTGGCCCTCAACCAGTCCACCAGCATTTCCAACAGCCTGTTCCGCTCCGCCCGCGCCGACTACACCGAAGTCCTCTTCACCCAGCGCGACGCCCTGGAATCCAAATTCGACCTCATCGAAACCCGGATGCAGCAGCTCAACGCCTCCGTAAACGTGTACCGCGCCCTCGGCGGCGGCTGGAGGTAG
- a CDS encoding efflux RND transporter periplasmic adaptor subunit translates to MKRGFLLTLLGMSALYGSTSCSEKHHEKEEKIKFLVTSPLQKDTTITKEYVSQIHAYQHIEVRALEKGYLQKIYVDEGQSVREGQLMFQIMPMVYKAELQKSKAEASYVGIEYQNTKLLADKNVVSKNELALAQAKLDKANAEVGLAKTHLDFTTIRAPFSGMMDHFQARLGSLVDEGDLLTTLSDNSKMWVYFNVPEAEYLAYKAHARTEAETKVKLRMADNEEFKHPGVVQTIEADFNNETGNIAFRATFPNPEGLLRNGETGSVLMTVPLKNALIIPQKATFEVLEKKFVYVVDAKHKVHQTEVTVASEMPDLYIISAGLKATDKIMLEGIRKVKEGDKIRFTYAEPKSVISHLKVYSE, encoded by the coding sequence ATGAAAAGAGGGTTCCTGCTCACGCTACTAGGCATGAGTGCATTGTACGGCAGCACTAGCTGCTCTGAGAAACACCACGAAAAAGAGGAGAAAATCAAGTTTCTCGTCACCAGCCCGCTCCAGAAAGACACGACTATTACCAAGGAGTACGTGTCGCAGATTCATGCCTACCAGCACATTGAGGTGCGGGCGCTGGAAAAGGGCTACCTCCAGAAGATTTATGTGGATGAGGGCCAGTCGGTGCGTGAAGGGCAGCTGATGTTCCAGATCATGCCGATGGTGTACAAGGCCGAGCTGCAGAAGTCGAAGGCCGAGGCCAGCTACGTGGGCATCGAGTACCAGAACACCAAGCTGCTGGCCGACAAGAACGTGGTATCAAAAAACGAACTGGCGCTGGCCCAGGCCAAGCTGGACAAGGCCAACGCCGAAGTGGGGCTGGCCAAAACCCACCTTGATTTCACCACTATCCGGGCCCCGTTCAGCGGCATGATGGACCATTTCCAGGCCCGGCTGGGCAGCCTGGTGGACGAAGGCGACCTGCTGACTACGCTTTCTGACAACAGCAAAATGTGGGTGTACTTCAACGTGCCCGAGGCCGAGTATCTGGCCTACAAGGCCCACGCCCGCACCGAAGCCGAAACCAAGGTGAAGCTGCGCATGGCCGACAACGAGGAGTTCAAGCACCCCGGCGTGGTGCAGACCATCGAGGCCGACTTCAACAACGAAACCGGCAACATCGCCTTCCGGGCCACCTTCCCCAACCCCGAGGGCCTGCTGCGCAACGGCGAAACCGGCTCGGTACTGATGACCGTGCCGCTGAAAAACGCCCTCATCATCCCGCAGAAAGCCACTTTCGAGGTGCTCGAAAAGAAGTTCGTGTACGTGGTGGATGCCAAGCACAAGGTCCACCAGACCGAGGTAACCGTGGCCTCCGAAATGCCCGACCTCTACATCATCTCGGCCGGCCTGAAAGCCACCGACAAAATCATGCTCGAAGGCATCCGCAAAGTGAAGGAAGGCGACAAAATCCGCTTCACCTACGCGGAGCCGAAGTCGGTGATTTCGCATTTGAAAGTGTACAGCGAGTAG
- a CDS encoding S9 family peptidase: MLHSSSRRPLLPLLVLLLAQLPALAQQKRLTMEDAFLNRSLQPENLRQLTWIPGSKDEYSYLRTVGGQEEVVRGTAGGQATAVISLGELGQALQAAGAPAVKASAFPAVTWVNPQSLLVTRINKVYRIDAVTKQASAVFGYDAAAENVEMDPTKTRVAYTKDQNLYISAAGRENEAVTQETNPAIVNGQAAHRSEFGITKGTFWSPTGSKLAYYRMDQTMVTDYPLVDVSSTPAQQKAIKYPMAGDKSHEVTLGVYDLVSRKTVFLQTGEPKEQYLTNISWSPDEKSIYIAVLNRGQSQMKLNQYDAGSGAFVKTLFEEKSDKDFVEPLHELEFVSGRPDQFLWRSQRDGYEHIYLYSTSGKLLRQLTKGSWQVTDVLGFADNNREVVFQSTAASPMQRRIYAVKLSGGKVREITREAGTHTATLSPGGKQLLDVFSNTTTPRIVRTVNVADGKTQQTLLTAPNPLTEYQLGETKLVTIKAADGTTDLYGRLTTPPNFDPAKKYPTVVYLYGGPHVQLVTDSWLGGGNLWMQLMAQKGYVVFTVDSRGSGNRGSVFERATFRQLGTVEMADQLKGVDYLKTLPYVDQARMGIHGWSFGGFMTTTMMTRSPGTFKVGVGGGPVIDWRMYEIMYTERYMDTPQENPEGYQKANLLNYVDKLQGKLLLIHGTVDDVVVWQHSLDYLKTAVDKGVQLDYFVYPGHPHNVSGKDRVHLYNKITQYFDEKL; the protein is encoded by the coding sequence ATGCTTCACTCCTCTTCTCGCCGGCCGCTGCTTCCGCTGCTGGTGCTCCTTTTGGCGCAACTGCCGGCCCTGGCCCAGCAGAAACGCCTGACCATGGAAGATGCCTTCCTCAACCGCAGCCTGCAACCCGAAAATCTACGTCAGCTCACCTGGATTCCGGGTTCCAAAGACGAATACAGCTACCTGCGCACGGTGGGTGGCCAGGAAGAAGTGGTGCGCGGCACGGCGGGCGGCCAGGCTACGGCCGTCATTTCGTTGGGCGAGCTAGGCCAGGCGCTGCAGGCGGCTGGTGCCCCCGCCGTGAAGGCCTCGGCGTTTCCGGCTGTTACGTGGGTTAATCCGCAAAGCCTGCTTGTTACGCGCATCAACAAGGTGTACCGCATAGATGCAGTCACCAAGCAGGCCAGCGCAGTATTTGGTTATGATGCCGCCGCCGAAAACGTGGAAATGGACCCTACCAAAACGCGCGTGGCCTATACCAAAGACCAGAACCTGTACATCTCGGCGGCGGGCCGCGAAAACGAGGCCGTAACGCAGGAAACCAATCCGGCCATCGTGAACGGGCAGGCCGCGCACCGCTCGGAATTCGGCATCACGAAAGGCACGTTCTGGAGCCCCACCGGAAGCAAGCTGGCCTACTACCGCATGGACCAGACCATGGTGACGGACTATCCGCTGGTAGACGTGTCCTCGACACCGGCGCAGCAGAAAGCCATCAAATACCCCATGGCCGGCGACAAAAGCCACGAGGTGACGCTGGGCGTGTATGACCTTGTTTCGCGCAAAACCGTGTTTCTGCAGACTGGTGAGCCAAAGGAGCAGTACCTGACCAACATCAGCTGGAGCCCCGACGAGAAAAGCATTTATATAGCGGTGCTCAACCGGGGCCAGAGCCAGATGAAGCTGAACCAGTACGATGCGGGCAGCGGCGCCTTTGTGAAGACGCTGTTTGAGGAGAAATCCGACAAGGACTTTGTGGAGCCGCTGCACGAGCTGGAGTTTGTGTCCGGCCGCCCCGACCAGTTTCTGTGGCGCAGCCAGCGCGACGGCTACGAGCATATCTACCTCTACAGCACCAGCGGCAAGCTGCTGCGCCAGCTCACGAAAGGCAGCTGGCAGGTAACCGACGTGCTGGGCTTTGCCGATAACAACCGCGAAGTAGTGTTCCAGAGCACGGCCGCCAGCCCCATGCAGCGCCGCATCTACGCCGTGAAACTAAGCGGCGGCAAAGTGCGCGAAATCACGCGCGAAGCCGGCACGCACACCGCCACCCTCAGCCCCGGCGGCAAGCAGCTGCTCGACGTGTTCAGCAACACCACTACCCCGCGCATTGTCCGCACGGTGAACGTGGCCGATGGCAAAACCCAGCAGACGCTGCTTACGGCCCCCAATCCGCTGACGGAATATCAGCTCGGCGAAACTAAGCTCGTCACCATCAAGGCCGCCGATGGCACCACCGACCTCTACGGTCGCCTGACCACGCCGCCCAATTTCGACCCGGCCAAAAAGTACCCCACGGTGGTGTACCTCTACGGCGGCCCGCACGTGCAGCTCGTCACGGATTCGTGGCTGGGCGGCGGCAACCTTTGGATGCAGCTGATGGCGCAGAAAGGCTACGTAGTGTTTACTGTCGATTCGCGGGGCAGCGGCAACCGGGGCTCGGTGTTTGAGCGCGCCACGTTCCGCCAGCTTGGCACCGTAGAAATGGCCGACCAGCTTAAGGGCGTCGACTACCTCAAAACCCTGCCCTATGTAGACCAAGCCCGCATGGGCATCCACGGCTGGAGCTTCGGCGGCTTCATGACCACGACCATGATGACGCGCAGCCCCGGCACGTTCAAAGTAGGCGTGGGCGGCGGCCCGGTGATTGACTGGCGCATGTATGAAATCATGTATACGGAGCGCTACATGGACACGCCCCAGGAAAACCCCGAAGGCTACCAAAAGGCCAATCTGCTCAACTACGTGGATAAGCTGCAGGGCAAGCTCTTGCTCATTCACGGCACCGTCGACGATGTGGTGGTGTGGCAGCACAGCCTCGACTACCTCAAAACGGCTGTTGATAAGGGCGTGCAGCTCGACTACTTCGTGTATCCCGGCCACCCACACAACGTGAGCGGCAAAGACCGGGTGCACCTCTACAACAAAATCACGCAGTACTTCGACGAGAAGTTGTAG
- a CDS encoding efflux RND transporter permease subunit, whose protein sequence is MFSKFIRRPVFAIVISVVIMFLGILAIKTLPTSQFPEISPPMVMVSTAYPGASAKVLTESVLIPLEQAINGVPGMKYMTSDAVSAGEANIQIVFNLGTDPEQAVVNVNTRIAQVLNRLPVLVQREGVVVNRVVPNMLMYVNLYSKDKNTDMRYLFNFAGVNMLPEIQRIDGVGRASILGSRQYAMRVWLKPDRMRAYNLSVDDVMEALNDQSVIGSPGRIGRSDGKEASALEYVLTYKGRFNDVEEYKNVIIKANANGETLRLKDVANVELGSEFYDIYSNLDGYPSAAIMLKQTYGSNALDVIKSVKTKLEELKKTMPPGMDYKISYDVSNFLDASTENVIHTLRDAFILVALVVFLFLGDWRSTLIPIIAVPVSLVGAFMAMQAFGLTINMITLFALVLAIGIVVDDAIVVVEAVHAKMEEKHLSPYGAVREVIGEISGAIIAITILMTAVFVPVAFMSGPVGIFYRQFSITMAASIVISGIVALTLTPVLCAMILKKHDPSHPKKKTPINRFIDWFNRGFERLTGRYTNILEKVVDRRVLTFLVLIAFGLGIFGISTTLPSGFIPAEDQGMIYAVLQTPPGSTLERTNDLSQRLQKLAEKVPGIESISTLAGYEILTEGRGSNAGTCIISLKPWNERKESVHDVIMSLEEKAKEIPGATIEFFEPPAVPGYGAAGGFQLQLLDKTATGDYKALEKVNEEFMGELKKRKELSGLFTFFSANYPQYELQIDNQLAMQKGVSIGNAMNTLSIMVGSTYELGFIKYQRFFKVFVQASPEYRRLPKDILDMWVKNDKGEMVPMSAFMKIVKGQGANEINRYNMYPTASIRGDAAQGYSSGEAIKAVQEVAAKTLPRGYDIDWGGLSKDEVGRGNEAIYIFLVVIVFVYLVLAAQYESFLLPLSVILSLPAGIFGSFLLIKTMGLANNIYAQVGLVMLVGLLGKNAVLIVEFAVQKHEEGMTVREAAIEGAKVRFRPILMTSFAFIAGLIPLVLAHGAGAIGNRTIGTAALGGMLFGTVFGVLIVPGLYYIFGTLAAGRKLIQDENENPLSEFEPHVIVEEEVPSHAHA, encoded by the coding sequence ATGTTCAGTAAATTCATCCGCCGACCCGTGTTTGCCATCGTCATATCGGTGGTCATCATGTTCCTGGGCATTCTGGCTATCAAGACGCTGCCCACGTCGCAGTTCCCCGAGATTTCGCCGCCGATGGTGATGGTGAGCACGGCGTATCCGGGCGCCAGCGCCAAGGTGCTCACCGAATCGGTGCTCATTCCGCTGGAGCAGGCCATTAATGGCGTGCCGGGCATGAAGTACATGACCTCCGACGCCGTATCGGCCGGCGAGGCCAACATTCAGATTGTGTTCAACCTGGGCACCGACCCCGAGCAGGCCGTGGTGAACGTGAACACCCGCATTGCGCAGGTGCTCAACCGCCTGCCGGTGCTGGTGCAGCGCGAGGGCGTGGTGGTGAACCGCGTGGTGCCCAACATGCTCATGTATGTCAACCTCTACAGCAAAGACAAGAATACCGATATGCGGTATCTCTTCAACTTTGCCGGGGTGAACATGCTGCCCGAAATCCAGCGCATTGATGGCGTGGGCCGGGCCAGCATCTTGGGCAGCCGCCAATACGCCATGCGCGTGTGGCTGAAGCCGGACCGCATGCGGGCCTACAACCTGTCGGTGGACGACGTGATGGAAGCCCTCAACGACCAGAGCGTGATTGGCTCGCCGGGCCGCATCGGCCGCTCGGATGGCAAGGAGGCCTCGGCGCTGGAGTATGTGCTGACCTACAAGGGCCGCTTCAACGACGTGGAGGAGTACAAGAACGTCATCATCAAGGCCAACGCCAACGGCGAAACGCTGCGCCTCAAGGACGTGGCCAACGTGGAGCTGGGCTCGGAGTTCTACGACATCTACTCCAACCTCGACGGCTACCCTTCGGCGGCCATCATGCTCAAGCAGACCTACGGTTCCAACGCCCTCGACGTCATCAAGAGCGTAAAAACCAAGCTGGAGGAGTTGAAGAAAACCATGCCTCCCGGCATGGACTACAAGATCAGCTACGACGTGTCGAACTTCCTCGACGCCTCCACCGAAAACGTAATTCACACCCTGCGCGACGCCTTTATTCTGGTGGCCCTGGTGGTGTTCCTGTTCCTGGGCGACTGGCGCTCCACGCTGATTCCGATTATTGCCGTGCCGGTGTCGTTGGTGGGCGCGTTCATGGCCATGCAGGCGTTCGGGCTCACCATCAACATGATAACGCTGTTTGCGCTGGTGCTGGCCATCGGGATTGTGGTGGATGATGCCATTGTGGTGGTGGAAGCCGTGCACGCCAAGATGGAGGAAAAGCACCTCTCGCCCTACGGCGCGGTGCGCGAGGTAATCGGCGAAATCAGCGGGGCCATCATTGCCATTACCATCCTGATGACGGCCGTGTTTGTGCCGGTGGCGTTCATGAGCGGGCCGGTGGGCATTTTCTACCGCCAGTTCTCGATTACCATGGCCGCCAGCATCGTCATTTCCGGCATCGTGGCCCTGACGCTGACGCCGGTGCTGTGCGCCATGATTCTGAAGAAGCACGACCCCAGCCACCCGAAGAAGAAAACGCCCATCAATCGGTTTATCGACTGGTTTAACCGTGGCTTCGAGCGCCTGACCGGCCGCTACACCAACATCTTGGAAAAGGTGGTGGACCGCCGCGTGCTCACCTTCCTGGTACTGATTGCCTTCGGGCTGGGCATCTTCGGCATCTCCACTACCCTGCCCTCGGGCTTCATTCCGGCCGAAGACCAGGGCATGATTTACGCCGTGCTCCAGACGCCGCCCGGCTCCACCCTGGAACGCACCAACGACCTGTCGCAACGCCTCCAAAAGCTGGCCGAGAAAGTGCCCGGCATCGAAAGCATTTCCACGCTGGCCGGCTACGAGATTCTGACCGAAGGCCGCGGCTCCAACGCCGGTACCTGCATCATCAGCCTCAAGCCCTGGAACGAGCGCAAGGAATCGGTGCACGACGTTATCATGTCCTTAGAAGAAAAGGCCAAGGAAATTCCCGGCGCGACCATCGAGTTCTTCGAGCCGCCGGCAGTACCGGGCTATGGCGCGGCCGGCGGCTTCCAGCTGCAGCTGCTCGATAAAACCGCCACCGGCGACTACAAGGCCCTGGAAAAAGTGAACGAGGAGTTCATGGGCGAGCTGAAAAAGCGCAAGGAGCTGAGCGGCCTGTTTACCTTCTTCTCGGCCAACTATCCGCAGTACGAGCTGCAGATTGACAACCAGCTGGCCATGCAGAAAGGCGTGAGCATCGGCAACGCCATGAACACGCTGAGCATCATGGTGGGCTCGACCTACGAGCTGGGCTTCATCAAGTACCAGCGCTTCTTCAAGGTGTTTGTGCAGGCTTCGCCCGAGTACCGCCGCCTACCCAAAGACATTCTGGACATGTGGGTGAAGAACGACAAGGGCGAAATGGTGCCGATGTCGGCCTTCATGAAGATTGTGAAGGGCCAGGGCGCCAACGAAATCAACCGCTATAATATGTATCCCACGGCCTCCATCCGCGGCGACGCGGCCCAGGGTTACAGCTCCGGCGAGGCCATTAAGGCGGTGCAGGAAGTGGCCGCCAAAACCCTGCCCCGCGGCTACGACATCGACTGGGGCGGCCTCTCAAAAGACGAAGTGGGCCGCGGCAACGAGGCCATCTACATCTTCCTGGTCGTGATTGTGTTCGTGTACCTGGTGCTGGCCGCGCAGTATGAGAGCTTCCTGCTGCCGCTGTCGGTGATTCTGAGCTTGCCGGCCGGCATTTTCGGCTCCTTCCTGCTCATCAAAACCATGGGCCTGGCCAACAACATCTACGCCCAGGTGGGCCTCGTGATGCTGGTGGGCCTGTTGGGCAAAAACGCCGTGCTGATTGTGGAGTTTGCGGTGCAGAAGCACGAGGAAGGCATGACAGTGCGCGAGGCGGCCATTGAGGGCGCAAAAGTGCGTTTTCGGCCCATCCTGATGACGAGTTTCGCCTTCATTGCCGGCCTGATTCCGCTGGTACTAGCCCACGGCGCGGGCGCCATCGGCAACCGCACCATCGGCACGGCGGCGCTGGGCGGCATGCTGTTCGGCACCGTGTTCGGGGTGCTCATTGTGCCCGGCCTGTACTACATCTTCGGCACCCTGGCCGCTGGCCGCAAGCTGATTCAGGACGAGAATGAGAACCCACTGTCGGAGTTCGAGCCCCATGTTATTGTTGAAGAAGAAGTTCCAAGTCACGCTCATGCTTAA
- a CDS encoding ATP-dependent Clp protease adaptor ClpS — MNSKPQIEYDEDVLLLEETTDVRDLIVYNDDVNTFDHVIKTLIDVCGHEPEQAEQCTLLIHYKGQCTVKHGTFDELAGMCTAIHDRGISADVL, encoded by the coding sequence ATGAACAGCAAACCGCAAATCGAGTACGACGAGGACGTTCTGCTCCTGGAAGAAACCACCGACGTGCGCGACCTAATCGTGTACAATGATGACGTCAATACGTTCGACCACGTCATCAAAACCCTGATTGATGTGTGCGGCCACGAGCCGGAACAGGCGGAACAGTGTACGCTGCTTATTCATTATAAAGGCCAGTGCACCGTAAAGCATGGCACGTTCGATGAGTTGGCCGGCATGTGCACCGCCATCCACGACCGAGGCATCTCGGCCGACGTACTCTAA
- a CDS encoding DUF6799 domain-containing protein, protein MKTLPIVLFPLLLAAAAPLSASAQTKTAPNPTGRVAANATDQYVMQKGEVVLRQNGRMVPLSKNVVLSNGTKVNYKSGIVEFPTGKKTTLREGDYVTIGGDVVFATPGSAAAARGDNSVPADAKFDQYVDRGTTPTSTTTTVISSQPNDLTTLLSRKIQLLNEKINLMTPNPANQAAIDNLNQQIQSLDAQINR, encoded by the coding sequence ATGAAAACCCTACCTATAGTACTGTTCCCTTTGCTGTTGGCTGCAGCAGCTCCACTCAGTGCATCTGCCCAGACCAAAACCGCGCCGAACCCTACCGGACGAGTAGCCGCCAATGCCACCGACCAGTATGTCATGCAAAAAGGCGAAGTGGTGTTGCGTCAGAACGGCCGTATGGTACCACTCTCCAAGAACGTGGTGCTTTCCAACGGGACAAAGGTTAACTATAAAAGCGGAATAGTTGAATTTCCGACTGGCAAGAAAACGACTCTGCGCGAAGGCGACTATGTAACTATTGGGGGCGACGTGGTGTTTGCCACGCCCGGCAGTGCCGCCGCCGCCCGCGGCGACAACTCTGTACCGGCCGATGCCAAGTTTGATCAGTATGTGGACCGGGGAACAACTCCTACTTCCACCACAACCACTGTCATCAGCTCGCAGCCCAATGACCTGACCACGCTGCTGAGCCGCAAGATTCAGCTCCTGAACGAAAAAATCAACCTGATGACGCCTAACCCCGCCAACCAAGCCGCCATCGACAACCTGAACCAGCAAATCCAGAGCCTGGATGCGCAGATAAACCGCTAG
- a CDS encoding YceI family protein, with protein sequence MKKILVPALLAVSLLAAPVYAGNPAAAKAASSLKAADKTYKVQPQLSTLGWVGKKVTGQHDGNVQFKDGSVLVRGNQIVGGTFVVDMNTLKVTDIKDADTNGKLVGHLRSEDFFSIDKNPTATFKITKVATLKKADAAGNNANITGDLTIKGITQSITFPAKTGVKGGLASASGTATIDRTKFDIKYGSKSFFESIGDKAIMDEFTLSFNVVAKQ encoded by the coding sequence ATGAAAAAGATCCTTGTTCCCGCTCTGCTGGCTGTTTCGCTGCTCGCTGCTCCTGTTTACGCCGGCAATCCTGCTGCTGCCAAAGCTGCCAGCTCGCTGAAAGCCGCCGACAAAACCTATAAGGTGCAGCCGCAACTGAGCACCCTGGGCTGGGTTGGGAAAAAAGTAACCGGCCAGCACGACGGCAACGTCCAGTTCAAAGACGGCAGCGTATTGGTGCGCGGCAATCAGATCGTAGGCGGCACGTTCGTGGTAGACATGAACACGCTGAAAGTAACCGACATCAAGGATGCTGACACCAACGGCAAACTGGTAGGCCACCTGCGTTCCGAAGACTTCTTCAGCATCGACAAAAACCCGACTGCAACCTTCAAAATCACGAAAGTTGCCACGCTGAAAAAGGCTGATGCTGCTGGCAACAACGCCAACATCACCGGCGACCTGACCATCAAAGGCATCACGCAGTCTATCACGTTCCCGGCCAAAACGGGTGTGAAAGGCGGTCTGGCCTCGGCCAGCGGTACTGCTACCATCGACCGTACCAAGTTCGACATCAAGTACGGCTCCAAGTCGTTCTTCGAAAGCATCGGCGACAAAGCCATCATGGATGAATTCACGCTGAGCTTCAACGTAGTAGCCAAGCAGTAA
- the recR gene encoding recombination mediator RecR has product MEFPSKLIENAVGELSKLPGVGKKTALRLALHLLKAEADTTATLAEALAKMRFEIRYCDTCHNISDTPECTICANKLRDHSTVCVVSDIRDVIAIENTGQYKGTYHVLGGVISPIEGVGPSDLQIDSLVARMGAPESEVKEVILAISPTMEGDTTAFFLSRKLRDFEGVHISTIARGIPMGGELEYADEITLGRSIVERQRQAR; this is encoded by the coding sequence ATGGAATTCCCCTCCAAACTGATAGAAAATGCCGTTGGCGAACTGTCAAAGCTGCCGGGTGTAGGCAAGAAAACGGCCCTGCGTCTGGCGCTGCACCTGCTGAAGGCCGAAGCCGATACGACGGCTACGCTGGCAGAGGCCTTGGCCAAGATGCGCTTCGAGATTCGCTACTGCGATACCTGCCACAATATTTCCGATACGCCGGAGTGTACTATCTGCGCCAACAAGCTCCGCGACCATAGTACGGTGTGCGTGGTGTCGGACATCCGCGACGTCATTGCCATCGAAAATACGGGCCAGTACAAAGGCACGTACCACGTGCTAGGGGGCGTCATTTCACCCATTGAAGGCGTGGGCCCCAGCGACCTGCAAATCGATTCGCTGGTAGCCCGCATGGGCGCGCCCGAGTCGGAAGTGAAAGAGGTTATTCTGGCTATCAGCCCCACGATGGAAGGCGACACCACCGCCTTTTTTCTCTCGCGCAAGCTCCGCGACTTCGAAGGCGTGCACATCAGCACCATTGCCCGCGGCATACCGATGGGCGGCGAGCTGGAATACGCCGACGAAATTACGCTGGGCCGCTCCATTGTAGAGCGCCAGCGCCAGGCGCGGTAA